In a genomic window of Pantanalinema sp.:
- a CDS encoding DUF58 domain-containing protein has protein sequence MAEQPELSRRIRRLEIKTTRLVSNIFGGEYHSVFKGRGIDFDEVREYQEGDDVRLIDWNVTARMDRLFVKKFVEERELTIMLAVDLSASLSFGSKGRLKRELATEFAAAIALSAMQNHDRVGLFLFSDGPERFVPPRRGRAHVLRMIRDMLVYRPQGVRTRYAESLAYFQKVLTGRAVVFVLSDFIDLDVEGPLKGLLAKHDVIAVTLVDPRELELPDVGLMEVADPETLETMLVDTGSARVRADYARRAKDLADNRSALFRSLGIDELVLRTDQTYVKPLAEFFERRAKRQVRRRRVAL, from the coding sequence ATGGCCGAGCAGCCCGAGCTTTCCCGCCGGATCCGTCGCCTGGAGATCAAGACCACCCGCCTGGTCTCGAACATCTTCGGCGGCGAGTACCATTCGGTCTTCAAGGGACGCGGCATCGACTTCGACGAGGTGCGCGAGTACCAGGAGGGCGACGACGTCCGCCTCATCGACTGGAACGTCACGGCCCGCATGGATCGCCTCTTCGTCAAGAAGTTCGTCGAGGAGCGCGAGCTGACCATCATGCTCGCGGTGGACCTGTCGGCCTCGCTCTCCTTCGGCTCCAAGGGCCGCCTCAAGCGGGAGCTCGCCACCGAGTTCGCCGCGGCGATCGCCCTTTCGGCCATGCAGAACCACGACCGGGTGGGGCTCTTCCTGTTCAGCGACGGGCCCGAGCGCTTCGTGCCCCCCCGGCGCGGCCGGGCGCACGTCCTTCGCATGATCCGGGACATGCTGGTCTACCGCCCCCAGGGGGTGAGGACCCGCTACGCCGAGAGCCTCGCCTACTTCCAGAAGGTGCTGACCGGCAGGGCCGTCGTCTTCGTGCTGTCGGACTTCATCGACCTGGACGTGGAGGGGCCGCTCAAGGGCCTCTTGGCCAAGCACGACGTCATCGCCGTGACCCTGGTGGACCCGCGCGAGCTGGAGCTGCCGGACGTGGGCCTGATGGAGGTCGCCGATCCCGAGACGCTCGAGACCATGCTGGTGGACACGGGCAGCGCGCGCGTGCGCGCCGACTACGCCCGCCGGGCCAAGGACCTCGCGGACAACCGCTCGGCGCTGTTTCGCTCGCTCGGCATCGACGAGCTGGTGCTCAGGACCGACCAGACCTACGTGAAGCCGCTGGCCGAGTTCTTCGAGCGCCGCGCCAAGCGCCAGGTGCGGCGCCGGAGGGTGGCCCTGTGA
- a CDS encoding AAA family ATPase: MIDNTILEANERVRVVADQFAEILTEVKRVIVGQHTLLERLMIALLADGHILLEGVPGLAKTLSINTIAKVMQADFARIQFTPDLLPADLLGTSIFDAKKGRFQTKQGPIFANLLLADEINRAPAKVQSALLEAMAERQVTIGGETMPLPDPFLVLATQNPIENEGTYPLPEAQLDRFMFKVKVGYPTKAEELEIVERMTNPQPVELSRIGTPELIRQAREIISAIHVSDKIKRYVVDIVYATRTPKDYGLEALSSLIAFGASPRASIYLTLAAKAHAFLKKRAYVMPEDVKAMAPDVLRHRVLLSYEAEAEEVSVEDVVRKILAGIKVP; this comes from the coding sequence ATGATCGACAACACGATCCTGGAAGCCAATGAGCGGGTGCGCGTGGTCGCGGACCAGTTCGCGGAGATCCTCACCGAGGTCAAGCGCGTCATCGTGGGCCAGCATACCCTGCTCGAGCGCCTGATGATCGCCCTCTTGGCGGACGGCCACATCCTGCTCGAGGGGGTGCCGGGCCTCGCCAAGACCCTCTCGATCAACACCATCGCCAAGGTCATGCAGGCGGACTTCGCCCGCATCCAGTTCACGCCGGACCTCTTGCCCGCGGACCTTCTGGGCACCTCGATCTTCGACGCCAAGAAGGGCCGCTTCCAGACCAAGCAGGGCCCGATCTTCGCCAACTTGCTGCTTGCCGACGAGATCAACCGCGCGCCCGCCAAGGTCCAGAGCGCGCTCCTGGAGGCCATGGCCGAGCGCCAGGTCACCATCGGCGGCGAGACCATGCCCCTGCCCGATCCCTTCCTGGTGCTCGCCACCCAGAACCCCATCGAGAACGAGGGCACCTATCCCCTGCCCGAGGCGCAGCTCGATCGCTTCATGTTCAAGGTCAAGGTGGGGTATCCGACCAAGGCCGAGGAGCTCGAGATCGTCGAGCGCATGACCAACCCGCAGCCGGTGGAGCTCAGCCGCATCGGCACCCCCGAGCTGATCCGCCAGGCGCGCGAGATCATCAGCGCCATCCACGTCTCGGACAAGATCAAGCGCTACGTGGTGGACATCGTCTACGCCACCCGCACCCCCAAGGACTACGGCCTGGAGGCTCTCTCCTCCCTGATCGCCTTCGGGGCGAGCCCGCGCGCGAGCATCTACCTGACGCTCGCGGCCAAGGCCCACGCCTTCCTCAAGAAGCGCGCCTACGTCATGCCCGAGGACGTCAAGGCCATGGCCCCCGACGTGCTGCGCCACCGCGTCCTGCTGTCGTACGAGGCCGAGGCCGAGGAGGTCTCGGTCGAGGACGTGGTCCGCAAGATCCTCGCCGGCATCAAGGTGCCCTAG
- a CDS encoding homoserine O-acetyltransferase, whose protein sequence is MPEAPLKPAPLLTTKQVATIPELTLACGERLREVSVGFETYGRLNAARDNAVLICHFFSGHSHAAGRYDAADSELGWWDPVIGPGKAIDTERYFVVSIDALGCVRTDAPHGVTTSAASLDPSTGKPYGPAFPPLAMADAVSAQRHVLRQLGIHRLAAVAGPSLGAMQALEWAVSHPTEVDRVIAAIGLAEFQPREIGLYRVMMDAVRLDPRFEDGRYAPDNPPIDGLATSIKLMTLLSSGREMLLETFGRAFADPECDPRRDRTAEWAIEAWLDAEARKRAALYDANAWIAMLRANMRWDLSSGHGSLAAAFERVKARVLLIPGEGDELVHLPSYHLPVVQALEAAGADYAVAPLPPKRGHLAGIADIALAEGAIRACLETPLGG, encoded by the coding sequence ATGCCCGAAGCACCCCTGAAACCCGCCCCCCTGCTGACCACCAAGCAGGTCGCCACCATCCCCGAGCTGACGCTCGCTTGCGGCGAGCGCCTGCGCGAGGTCTCGGTGGGCTTCGAGACCTACGGCCGCCTCAACGCGGCGCGCGACAACGCCGTGCTCATCTGTCACTTCTTCTCGGGCCACTCGCACGCGGCGGGCCGCTACGACGCGGCCGACAGCGAGCTCGGCTGGTGGGACCCGGTGATCGGCCCCGGCAAGGCCATCGACACCGAGCGTTACTTCGTCGTCTCCATCGACGCGCTCGGCTGCGTCCGCACCGACGCCCCGCACGGGGTGACCACCAGCGCGGCGAGCCTCGACCCTTCGACCGGCAAGCCCTATGGCCCGGCCTTCCCGCCCCTCGCCATGGCCGACGCGGTCAGCGCCCAGCGCCACGTCCTCAGGCAGCTCGGCATCCACCGGCTCGCGGCCGTGGCGGGCCCCTCGCTCGGAGCCATGCAGGCGCTCGAGTGGGCCGTCTCGCACCCGACCGAGGTCGACCGCGTGATCGCGGCCATCGGCCTGGCCGAGTTCCAGCCCCGCGAGATCGGCCTCTACCGGGTGATGATGGACGCCGTCCGGCTCGACCCGCGCTTCGAGGACGGCCGCTACGCGCCCGACAACCCGCCCATCGACGGCCTGGCCACCTCGATCAAGCTCATGACGCTGCTCTCCAGCGGGCGCGAGATGCTCCTCGAGACTTTCGGCCGCGCCTTCGCCGACCCCGAGTGCGATCCGCGCCGGGATCGGACCGCCGAGTGGGCGATCGAGGCATGGCTCGACGCCGAGGCGCGCAAGCGTGCGGCCCTGTACGACGCCAACGCCTGGATCGCCATGCTGCGCGCCAACATGCGCTGGGACCTCTCCTCGGGCCACGGCTCGCTGGCCGCCGCGTTCGAGCGGGTCAAGGCGCGGGTGCTGCTCATCCCCGGCGAGGGCGACGAGCTGGTGCACCTGCCGAGCTATCACCTGCCCGTGGTGCAGGCTCTCGAGGCCGCCGGGGCGGACTACGCGGTCGCGCCCCTGCCCCCCAAGCGCGGTCACCTGGCGGGTATCGCCGACATCGCTCTGGCCGAGGGCGCCATCCGGGCGTGCCTGGAGACCCCGCTCGGGGGCTAG
- a CDS encoding glucose 1-dehydrogenase, translating to MLDTTARASDALANALPNFRLTDKVAVVTGAGSGLGKAIALGFAASGAKVVLTELPGRMALAEETISEIEGFEGEALAVALDITSTESIEAVFEAAVGRFGGIDVLVNNAGINIPKPALEVTEEDWDKVLDINLKGTFFACQAAGRRMVAQGRGGRIVNITSQNGVVGYYKRAAYCSSKAGVVNLTRVLAIEWAEHGINVNSVGPTFVETPLTAVTFADPGFREDILRRLPVGRLGTPEEIVGAVVYLASPASSLVTGQTLLVDGGWTAL from the coding sequence ATGCTCGACACGACCGCCCGCGCCTCCGACGCCCTCGCCAACGCCCTCCCCAACTTCCGGCTGACCGACAAGGTCGCCGTCGTCACCGGCGCAGGCTCCGGCCTCGGCAAGGCGATCGCCCTCGGCTTCGCCGCCTCGGGCGCCAAGGTCGTCCTGACCGAGCTGCCCGGCCGCATGGCCCTCGCCGAGGAGACGATCAGCGAGATCGAAGGCTTCGAGGGCGAGGCGCTCGCCGTCGCCCTCGACATCACCTCGACCGAGTCGATCGAGGCGGTGTTCGAGGCCGCCGTGGGCCGCTTCGGCGGCATCGACGTGCTGGTGAACAACGCCGGGATCAACATCCCCAAGCCCGCCCTCGAGGTCACCGAGGAGGACTGGGACAAGGTGCTGGACATCAACCTCAAGGGCACCTTCTTCGCCTGCCAGGCCGCGGGCCGCCGCATGGTCGCGCAGGGCCGCGGCGGGCGGATCGTCAACATCACCTCCCAGAACGGGGTGGTCGGCTACTACAAGCGCGCCGCCTACTGCTCGAGCAAGGCGGGCGTGGTCAACCTGACCCGCGTGCTCGCCATCGAGTGGGCCGAGCACGGCATCAACGTCAACTCCGTCGGCCCCACCTTCGTTGAGACCCCGCTGACGGCCGTGACCTTCGCCGATCCGGGCTTCCGGGAGGACATCCTGCGCCGCCTGCCCGTCGGCCGCCTGGGCACCCCCGAGGAGATCGTCGGCGCCGTGGTCTACCTGGCCTCGCCGGCTTCGAGCCTCGTCACGGGCCAGACCCTCCTGGTGGACGGCGGCTGGACCGCGCTCTAG
- a CDS encoding cytochrome c peroxidase — MRATRLSIGALAAIATFAALGGAASAAVPAEARAQWKAFILPEKPPVPSSNPMTAAKVELGRQLYFDPRLSSTGAVSCNSCHDVMKGGDDNRATSLGVHGKTGGRSAPTVWNAAHLSVQFWDGRAASLEEQAKGPMVNPVEMGNPDHAAVVKRLSLIPGYVKQFEAVYGKNGLNIDNAAGAIAAYERTLVTPNSPFDRYVKGDASALSSAARRGMGLVQQLGCVSCHSGPNFSGPPLPEGTGFYQRFPSVASAYDARYQLKKDPGRYEVTRAEADRHVWRVPTWRNVARTAPYFHNGSVKTLDEAVRVMAKSQLNATLTDAQTKDIVAFLNALTGEFPRQKAPKLPV, encoded by the coding sequence ATGCGCGCAACACGTCTGTCGATCGGAGCCCTGGCGGCGATCGCCACCTTCGCCGCCCTGGGGGGCGCGGCCTCGGCCGCGGTCCCGGCCGAGGCCCGCGCCCAGTGGAAGGCCTTCATCCTGCCCGAGAAGCCGCCCGTGCCCAGCTCCAACCCCATGACCGCGGCCAAGGTCGAGCTGGGCCGCCAGCTCTACTTCGACCCCAGGCTCTCCAGCACGGGGGCGGTCTCGTGCAACTCCTGCCACGACGTCATGAAGGGCGGCGACGACAACCGCGCCACCTCGCTCGGCGTCCACGGCAAGACCGGCGGCCGCTCGGCGCCCACCGTCTGGAACGCCGCCCACCTCTCGGTCCAGTTCTGGGACGGCCGCGCCGCGAGCCTCGAGGAGCAGGCCAAGGGGCCCATGGTCAACCCGGTCGAGATGGGCAACCCCGATCACGCCGCGGTGGTCAAGCGCCTGTCGCTCATCCCCGGCTACGTCAAGCAGTTCGAGGCGGTCTACGGCAAGAACGGGCTCAACATCGACAACGCGGCCGGGGCGATCGCGGCCTACGAGCGCACCCTCGTCACCCCCAACAGCCCCTTCGATCGCTACGTGAAGGGCGACGCGTCGGCCCTCTCGAGCGCCGCCAGGCGCGGCATGGGCCTGGTCCAGCAGCTGGGCTGCGTCAGCTGCCACAGCGGCCCCAACTTCTCGGGGCCCCCCCTGCCCGAGGGGACCGGCTTCTACCAGCGCTTCCCGAGCGTCGCGAGCGCCTACGACGCCAGGTACCAGCTCAAGAAGGACCCGGGCCGCTACGAGGTGACCCGCGCCGAGGCGGACCGCCACGTGTGGCGGGTGCCCACCTGGCGCAACGTGGCCAGGACCGCGCCCTACTTCCACAACGGCTCGGTCAAGACCCTCGACGAGGCGGTGCGCGTGATGGCCAAGTCCCAGCTCAACGCCACCCTCACCGACGCCCAGACCAAGGACATCGTGGCCTTCCTGAACGCGCTGACGGGCGAGTTCCCCAGGCAGAAGGCGCCCAAGCTCCCGGTCTGA
- the fabG gene encoding 3-oxoacyl-ACP reductase FabG, which translates to MRVQDKVIIITGAGRGIGRQSALTLASEGARVVVCDRDAEGVAATVAAIEAAGGKAMGLSVDVTKRSELVALADRVVADWGRIDVLINNAGITMDATLAKMTEDQFDRVIDVNLKGVFNCTQAVLPHMLAQGKGKIITTTSVVGLFGNFGQTNYAATKSAVIGMTKTWAKELGRKGITANAVAPGFIATEMTQAMPEKVLSAMKDKTPVGRLGQPSDIAKAFLFLASDDSDFINGHVLSVDGGLVL; encoded by the coding sequence ATGCGCGTTCAGGACAAGGTCATCATCATCACCGGCGCGGGTCGCGGCATCGGCCGCCAGAGCGCCCTCACCCTCGCAAGCGAGGGCGCCCGGGTCGTGGTATGCGATCGCGACGCCGAGGGCGTGGCCGCCACGGTCGCCGCCATCGAGGCGGCGGGCGGCAAGGCCATGGGCCTGAGCGTCGACGTGACCAAGCGCTCGGAGCTCGTCGCCCTGGCCGATCGGGTCGTGGCCGACTGGGGCCGAATCGACGTGCTCATCAACAACGCGGGCATCACCATGGACGCGACCCTGGCCAAGATGACCGAGGATCAGTTCGACCGGGTGATCGACGTCAACCTCAAGGGCGTCTTCAACTGCACCCAGGCGGTGCTGCCCCACATGCTCGCCCAGGGCAAGGGCAAGATCATCACCACCACGAGCGTGGTCGGCCTCTTCGGCAACTTCGGCCAGACCAACTACGCCGCCACCAAGTCGGCCGTCATCGGCATGACCAAGACCTGGGCCAAGGAGCTCGGCCGCAAGGGCATCACCGCCAACGCCGTGGCCCCCGGCTTCATCGCCACCGAGATGACCCAGGCCATGCCCGAGAAGGTGCTCAGCGCCATGAAGGACAAGACCCCCGTCGGCCGCCTGGGGCAGCCCTCGGACATCGCCAAGGCCTTCCTCTTCCTGGCCTCGGACGACTCGGACTTCATCAACGGCCACGTCCTGAGCGTGGACGGGGGGCTGGTCCTCTAG
- the phaC gene encoding class III poly(R)-hydroxyalkanoic acid synthase subunit PhaC: MSSHTESMDQARVDFERALKRTEAAMAYAKRPLAPMVGQTPKDVVWTKNKAKLYRYHAKGDRKHATPILFVYALINRPYILDLAPGNSMVEFLVEQGYDVFLLDWGTPGEEDAGLKFDDYVLDYIPRAVKQVLKHSGAKDFSLIGYCMGGTMATMYAALHPEAPLRNLVLMATPVDFSEAGLFSAWLDPKHYDVDRVVDAYKLVPADFIEFGSKLLKPIQNYMSPYATLMDRLDDEQFVQGWLVMNHWINDGIPFAGEAFRQWIKDLYQQNKLIKGEMRLGGRKVDLSNIRCSVLSVVANLDHIVQVCQSTPLLAHISSEDAEQLAIKAGHVGLVAGRSAKQKFFPGLNAWLSARSN; the protein is encoded by the coding sequence ATGAGCAGCCACACCGAATCGATGGACCAGGCCCGGGTCGACTTCGAGCGCGCCCTGAAGCGGACCGAGGCCGCCATGGCCTACGCCAAGCGCCCGCTGGCGCCCATGGTGGGGCAGACCCCCAAGGACGTGGTCTGGACCAAGAACAAGGCCAAGCTGTACCGCTACCACGCCAAGGGCGATCGCAAGCACGCGACTCCGATCCTGTTCGTCTACGCCCTGATCAACCGCCCCTACATCCTCGATCTCGCGCCGGGCAACAGCATGGTCGAGTTCCTGGTCGAACAGGGGTACGACGTCTTTTTGCTCGACTGGGGCACCCCCGGCGAGGAGGACGCGGGCCTCAAGTTCGACGACTACGTGCTCGACTACATCCCGCGCGCGGTCAAGCAGGTGCTCAAGCACTCGGGCGCCAAGGACTTCAGCCTGATCGGCTACTGCATGGGCGGCACCATGGCGACCATGTACGCGGCCCTGCACCCCGAGGCGCCCCTGCGCAACCTGGTGCTGATGGCGACCCCCGTCGACTTCTCGGAGGCGGGCCTCTTCTCCGCCTGGCTCGACCCCAAGCACTACGACGTGGACCGGGTGGTGGACGCCTACAAGCTGGTGCCCGCCGACTTCATCGAGTTCGGATCCAAGCTGCTCAAGCCGATCCAGAACTACATGAGCCCCTACGCCACGCTCATGGACCGGCTCGACGACGAGCAGTTCGTGCAGGGCTGGCTGGTGATGAACCACTGGATCAACGACGGCATCCCGTTCGCGGGCGAGGCCTTCCGCCAGTGGATCAAGGATCTCTACCAGCAGAACAAGCTCATCAAGGGCGAGATGCGCCTGGGCGGCCGAAAGGTCGACCTCTCGAACATCCGCTGCTCGGTGCTGAGCGTGGTCGCGAACCTGGACCACATCGTGCAGGTCTGCCAGTCCACCCCGCTCTTGGCTCACATCTCGAGCGAGGACGCCGAGCAGCTGGCCATCAAGGCCGGCCACGTGGGGCTGGTCGCCGGGCGCAGCGCCAAGCAGAAGTTCTTCCCCGGGCTCAACGCCTGGCTTTCGGCCCGCTCCAACTAG